The following is a genomic window from Sinorhizobium fredii NGR234.
TCTTGAACTCGTAGGCGATCGGCAGCACCGGCGTGCCGACGCATAGCGACATGATCATCATGTGCATGCGCGTCGCCACGACGAAATCGAGCTCCTTGGCGATCGCCATCAGCTGTTCCGGCGAATGGAACGACGCATCGACGGTGACGTGCTTGGCGATTTCGGGCGCCAGGCCCGAGACGATCAGGTTGGCCGTCTTCGAATCGTCATGGGCATATTCCGGTACGCCCTGGCAGGTCGAAATGAAGGTGACCTGTTTGCCATGGTCGCGCACCAGCTTCGTGGCGATCTCGCGCACCGAATTGATGTAGCGATCCATGCCGCCGCCGCCGCCCTGGACATAGTGCCAGTGCCGCACCGATATGCCGACCCGGCCCGTCGGTGCCGGCCGGCCGATCGTCAACAGCGCCTTGATCCGCTCCACATCGGCGAGCGCGAAGACGGAATCGGCGACCACGTGGCACTTCGACGGTTCGTCGACGAGGTCGAGCATATGGTCGCGCGAACGAACGTCGCGCAACAGGATCAGCGGACTGCGGGCGAAGATCGGCGGCAGGTTGCGGCGGTTGTAGGGTTTCGCGAAGGGTCCGAGCGACTGGGTGAAGAAGATCGTCTTCTTGCCAAGCATCTCGGCAAGCTTGAACTGGTTGATACGCCGTTCGAGCGAATAGTTTTCGACGAGATAGGTGCCGCCGGTTGTGATCACCATGTCGGCGTCCTTGTAGAGCGCCAGGCTCTTGCGGTCCGCGTCGCTGAAGAAACGCCTGTCGAGATAGTTGCCGCTGCCGAGGTGGCGCAGGGCCTGGAACACCGCCTGGTTATAGACCTGTTTCAAGGCATTCTTGACGGTATTGTCATCGTATTTGTACTTGAAGATCGATTCCGACGGCAGTTTCCTGAGTTCGATGTCCGGATACTGTTCCTTCGGATAGAGCCGCGCCGCGACTTCCGGCTGACTGTCGAACACGAGGAATTCCAGCTTTTCTTTCGCCACCGATTTCAGGATATGCCTGATCGCGAACAGGATCGCCGCATCGCCCGTGTTCAAGCAAACGGTATTCTCGACTACAACTTTCATGGTCCGTCGTCCCCGTGTGTAAAGCCTTGCAGACATGGGAGGAATGTCGCCGGCTTGCCGCTTGGAAGAAGTGTCGTCCGCATCCCACGGACAACCCGCAATAGTCTTCTGTCGCGAAGTTTTGGTGAATTCATGGCCGTGCGGCGCTGCGGCGTCTATTCGCCGCGGCATCCGGGCGGCACCGAGGTGACACACTTGCGCCCGGATGCCGGCTTTCGGATTCGGCGTGGCCTCAAGCAGCCTACGATGCCTTCGCCAGGCGCCGCGCAACGCGGGCTTTGGCGTAGCGGGCGAGGCCGATCTTGATGGCGACGAGCAGTGGCGCGGCGATGACGAACAGCAGGGCGACGGCGTTGAAGGCCGTGTCGAAGGCGATCACGGTGGACTGGCCGGTGACGGCCCGGCCGATGAGGCCTGCCGCCGCCCGGGCCGCCGCCGCTGCGTCCATCCCCTTGGCCGTCAGCATCGCCGTCGTCGCCGCCAGCCGTTCGATGACCGCCGGCTGCCCGGCGCTGAGATTGGCGCCGAGCACGGCGCCATTGGCGACGACACCATGGTCGATCAGCGTCTGCAGGGCGGCGACGCCGATCAGGCCGCCGAGCTGGCGGCCGGTGTTGAACAGGCCGATGCCGGCGGCGCGGTTACCCCGGCCGAGCTGGCCGAAGGCGATCAGGGTGATCGACAGAAACAGGAAGCCGAGACCGAAGCCGCGCAGCAGGATGGCGGCCATCATGTCGTCGGCGCCGCTGTCGCTGGTCGAACCGGAAAGCATCCACATCGCCGCCATGATCATTAGGATGCCGAACGGCACCGTGGCGAAGGGCGCAACACGGCGCACCTGCACGAGGAAGGCGGCGATCAACAGCGCGCCGACGAACAGCGCGCCGCTTGGCAACAGGAGCTGGCCGGCGTCGGTCGGCGTGAAGGCGAGGACGGAGACGGCAAAGGCCGGGATCAGGAAGGCGCTGCCGAACAGGGCGGCGCCGGCGACGAAACTGACGATGAAGGCGAAGCAGAAATCCTCCGAGCCGAACAGCGTGGCGTCGATGAGGCCCCGGCCCCTGGCCAGTACCTGCTGGCCGAGAAACGTCAGCAGCGCGGCCAGCCCGATCACCGTCAGCCACAGGATGCGCGGCTCCTCGAACCAGTCCCAGCGGCTGCCCTGGCTGAGGACGTAGGTGGCGCAGAACAGCGTGACGGAGATCAGCGCGAAGCCGATCCAGTCGAACGGGCGAGGCGCCATCCTCGCCGGCATCGGGCCGTCGGCGATCAGCAGCAGTCCGGCCGCGACGAGCGCCAGCGGCACGACACTGAAGAAGATCCATGTCCAGGATTGGCTGTCGAGGAGCCAGCCCTGCAGGGCCGGCGCGATCGTCGCCGGGGCGACCACCGAGCCCATCGCAAACAGCGCCTGGAGGATCGGTTGACGGGATCGCGGATAGGCGAGAAAGAGGATCGCCTGGCCGCCGACCAAAAGAACGCCGCCTGAGAAGCCCTGGATGATGCGCAACGCGACCAGCAGCTCCAGCCGGGCCGTCATGGCGGCAAGGCCGCAGGCGAGGCCCATGGCGAGGGTGGCGCCGATGATCAGCCGGCGCGGCTCGATACGGTCGACCAGCGAGGCGGCGGCGATGAAGCCGATCAGCTTCAGCGTCGTGTAGCCGATGTCGAGCCAGGCGAACTCGTCCGGCGTCGCATAGGTGTCGCCGATGATATCGCCGCGCCCGAGCGACAGGACGGTGCTGGCGATCGCCTCGGTCAGCGTCGCCAGCACGATGCCGGCGACGAGCAGGGTTGCCGCGAGTGGCGTGGCGCGGTTCGGCGCGACGGGGCGGACCGTGCTCATGAGCCGCCTCCCTGGACGATCTCGACCCGCGCCGACAGGCCGGGCACGAGACGGCCGGCCAGCGGATTGCCGGCCAGGCGGATCTTCACCGGAACGCGCTGGACGACGCGGACGAAGTTGCCGGTCGCATTGTCCGGCGGCAGCAGGCTGAAGGCCGAGCCGCTGCCCGGCGCGAAGCTGTCGACGACGCCGTCCAGCGCCCCGGCCGGATAGCCGTCGATGGTGATCCGGGCGCGCTGGCCGGGACGGATATGTTCGACCTGGGTTTCCTTGAAGTTCGCCACCACCCAGACATCGTCGACCGGGACGATGTCGAGCAGGGCGGCGCCCGGCGCGACGAACCGGCCGATCCTCACCTGGCGGTTGCCGATGACGCCGCCGACCGGGGCGCGGACCACGGTGCTGTCGAGATCGATCTCGGCGAGATCGCGGGCCGCCTCGGCCTGCGCCACGGCGGCGACGGCCGCCTCGCGCTGGGCGGCGAGCACGGCGATGCGCTGCCGCTGCGCCTCGACCGTTGCGGCGGCCGCCGCGACGCTCGCCTCGGCGCGCGACCGCGCCGCGTCGCTTTCGTCGACATGGGCCTGGCTGATGGTGTTGCTGCGGATCAGTTCGCGGCGGCGCTCGTAGGCCTTGGTCGCCAGGTCGAGCTCGGCCGCCGCCGCCCGGCCCTGGGCTTCGGCCTGGCGGATTAGGGCATGCTGAAGCTCGGTCTCGGCATCGACGTTGATCAGGCGCGCTTCGGCCGCCTCGACATTGGCAACCGCCTGCGCCAGCCGGGCGCGGTAGTCGCGATCGTCGATGCGGAACAGCACGTCGCCGGCCCGGACGGCCTGGTTGTCCTTGACCGCGACCGCCGTGACGTAGCCGGCGACCTTCGGGGCAAGCGCGGTGACGTCGCCGCGCACATAGGCGTTGTCGGTCGAGGCCGCGCTGCCCGAACGGGCCCAGGCCCATCCACCGGCCACGACAACCACGGCGCCGAGGCACAGCGCAAGGCCGACTATCTTCTTCGGTTTGGGTCCAGCCATGGTCCCGGAACTTCCGCCGGTGACGATGGCGACTTTGCTCTCGAGCGAATCCATTTTCTCATGTCCTGTTGATGTCGATGACCGCGCAGCTGCTTCCGGCGGACGCAATCCTCTGCCGCCCGGCTGCCTGTCCGATATTTGCGAAGGTGCTGCCCGACGCCGGGCCGACGCTCAGTGCGCCGCCTGCTGGCCGAGCCAGTCCTCGAAGCGGATCGCGCCGATACGGGGGTTCTTGCCCGGAGTGAGCGACTGATCATCGAGCACGGCGCCGAAGTAGCGGGCGTGGACATCAGGCACGATCTTGCGCGGGTCCCGGGTCGCCTTGAGGAAGCGCCTGACGAGGTCGTCGAGCGGGATCGCTTCCGGACCGGCGACTTCGATCGTGCCGTTGACCGGCGGCGCCACCGCGACGTCGGCGAGCGCCGCCGCCACGTCGTCGGACGCGATCGGCTGGATCAGCGCCGGCGACAGGCGGATTTCCTCGCCGACCGTGGCTGACTGGGCAATGCCGCCGACGAACTCGAAGAACTGCGTGGCACGCAGGATGGTGTAGGGAATGCGCGACGCCTTTATGAGGTTTTCCTGAGCGACCTTCGCCCGGAAATAGCCGTTATCGGGAAGGCGCTCGCTGCCGACGATCGACAAGGCAACATGGTGACGCACCCCGGCGGCAGCTTCCGCAGCCAGCAGGTTGCGGCCCGACGTCTCGAAAAACTCGAGGACGGCCTGGTCTTCCCACACCGGCGCGTTTGCCACGTCGACGACGATCTGGGCCCCATCCAACGCTTCGGCCAGACCTTCTCGGGTAATGGTGTTGACACCGGTGTTCGGGGAGGCGGCAAGCACTTCATGGCCACGCTCCCTGAGGTTCTTGACGAGTTTCGATCCAATGAGGCCGGTGCCTCCGATGACGACGATCTTCATGACTCTCTCCATTTCTGCCGACCGCATCCATTGCGTCGATCCGGGGTGAAGAGTGCCTGCAAGCGTGCCGGAAGTCCTTGCGGCGGCATTGAAATGAGCTTGAGGGAAGCTTGGTTATTCGTCCAAGGCGGTTGTCGATGGCCTTGCGGCAGACGGGCGAGCGGGCTACGGCAGGCCGTGCTATCTATGCACAGAAACATTTCGCCGTTGCTTCGGCCACTAAGTCGAGGCGCCCGGTCGGGGGATGCCGCCGTGCAATTTTTGTTTGGAGACTACGTGCTCGATCCCGAGCGCCGGGAGCTGACGTTACGCTCGCAGGTCGTGACTGTCGGGCCGCAGGTCTTCGACCTGCTGCTCTATCTAGTCACCAACCGCGACCGCGTCGTCAGCAAGGACGATCTGCTGCAGGCAGTGTGGAGCGGCCGGATCGTCTCGGAATCGACGATCACCAGCCACATCAACGCGGTTCGCAAGGCCATCGGCGACAGCGGCGAAGAGCAGCGCCTGGTCCGGACGGTCGCCCGCAAGGGCTTCCGCTTCGTCGGCGAAATCGGCGAACCGCCACTGCCCGACGGGACGGCCGTCGCCGAACCCGCCTTGAGCGAAGCAAGTGAGCCGCTCCCCGGTCTCGTACTGCCGGACAAGCCCTCGATCACCGTTCTGCCCTTCCACAATCTTAGCGGCGATCCGGAGCAGGACTATTTCGCCGACGGCGTGGTGGAGGATATCATTGCCGCTCTGGCGCGCATGCGATGGCTGTTCGTCATCGCGCGCAATTCGAGCTTCACCTACAAGGGGCGGGCGGTGGATGTGAAGGAAGTCGGCCAGGAGCTCGGCGTGCGCTACGTGCTGGAAGGCAGTGTCCGCAGGGCGGCAAACCGGGTGCGCCTCACCGGGCAGCTCATCGACACGGCAACCGGGACGCATCTCTGGGCGGAGCGCTTCGAAGGCACGCTCGATGACATCTTCGAACTGCAGGATCGGATGGCAGAAAGCGTCGTCGGCGCGATCGCGCCGCAACTCGAACGGGCGGAAATCGAGCGCGCCAAGCGAAAGCCGACGGAAAGCCTGGACGCCTACGACTATTACCTGCGCGGCACGGCGAAACTGCACAGTGGAAGCCGCGAAGCGATCGAGGCGGCGCTGCCGCTGTTCTACAAGGCGATCGAGCTCGACGGGGAGTTCGCCTCGGCCTATGGCATGGCGGCCTGGTGCCATTTCTGGCGCAAGCTGAATGGCTGGACGACCGACCTACCGCGGGAGATCGCCGAGGGTGCGCGGCTGGCGCGGCTGGCGGTGGAGCTCGGCCGGGACGACGCGGTGGCGCTGACGCGAGGCGGGCATGCGCTCGCCCATCTCACCGGCGACCTCGACGGCGGCATTGCGCTGCTCGACCGGGCCGTGCTGCTCAACCCGAACCTCGCCCCCGCCTGGTTCCTCGGCGGCGCGCTCCGCGCGCTCCGCGGCGAGACGGACGCCGCTATCGAGCACTTGGCGCATGCGGTTCGCCTCAGCCCGCTGGACCCGGAAATGTTCCGGATGCAGGTCGGGATGGCGCTGGCACATTTCTTCGCCGGGCGCTTCGATTCCGCCTCGACCTGGGCGGAAAAGGCACTGGGGAACCTGCCCAGTCTGCTGCCGGCCGCCGCCGTGACCGCGGCGAGCCACGCGCTTGCCGGACGCAAGGACAAGGCGAAGCTGGCAATGCAGCGCCTGCGCACACTCGATCCGACGCTCCGCGTCTCCAGTCTCAAGGACTGGCTGCCGATCCATCGGCAGGAAGATCTGGCGCGGCTCGCGGATGGGCTGCGGCTCGCCGGGTTGCCGGAGTGACGCCGGCAGCCGAACAGGCAGACAATCCACAGGCAACCGACGCCGTTAAGACCGCAATCGGGGCTCGACCGGCTCCCATATGCTGACCCTGCGGGTCTCGGGCATCAGCCATAGCGCGAGCAGGAAGCATACGGCCGGAACCGCGATCGGGTAGATCAGCGCGTAGCCGACACTGCCGGTGGCCGCGAAAGCCGCCGATGTGACGAAGGGTACCAACCCGCCGCCCCAGCCATTGCCGATGTGATAGGGCACCGACACCGAGGTGTAGCGGATCCTGCCGGGGAAGAACTCCGCCAGGAACGCGCCGACCGGCCCATACACCATCCCGACATAGCAGACGAGGATGAAGATGATGAAGATCGCCACCGGATAGTTGACGTTGTCCGGCTGCGTCACCGTTCCGAGCCACAGATACAGCGGATAGTATGTGGTCGCCGCGAGCAGCATGCCTCCGAGGATGACCGGCTTGCGGCCGATGATGTCGGAGAGCCAGCCGAAAAAGATCAGGCTCGGCGTCGCAAGGAGCAGCGCAGCTCCGACGATATAGGACGAGGTCAGCGCGTCCACCTTGGAAACCTGCTGCAGGAAGTACAAGGCCCAGAACTGGCCGCTGTACCAGACGACGCCCTGGCCGATCAGCACGATGGTGGCAATCCCGACATATTTGATGTTGGAGCTGAGGAACGCTTCCCTCCAGGGATTTCGGGTCATTTGGCCCTTTGCCTTGATCTCCTCGAAGATCGGGGTCTCCTGGAGCTGCAGGCGGATATAGATCGCGATGGCAACCAGCACGAAGGACA
Proteins encoded in this region:
- a CDS encoding polysaccharide pyruvyl transferase family protein — encoded protein: MKVVVENTVCLNTGDAAILFAIRHILKSVAKEKLEFLVFDSQPEVAARLYPKEQYPDIELRKLPSESIFKYKYDDNTVKNALKQVYNQAVFQALRHLGSGNYLDRRFFSDADRKSLALYKDADMVITTGGTYLVENYSLERRINQFKLAEMLGKKTIFFTQSLGPFAKPYNRRNLPPIFARSPLILLRDVRSRDHMLDLVDEPSKCHVVADSVFALADVERIKALLTIGRPAPTGRVGISVRHWHYVQGGGGGMDRYINSVREIATKLVRDHGKQVTFISTCQGVPEYAHDDSKTANLIVSGLAPEIAKHVTVDASFHSPEQLMAIAKELDFVVATRMHMMIMSLCVGTPVLPIAYEFKTKEVAKRIGVDDVLLDIDTVTPEEALAKLDRFSGDLDRYRAVSLKAVLEEHASAMSAADLIRPLMANSSANGAQPLRKDAEQDLARLA
- a CDS encoding MFS transporter, translating into MSTVRPVAPNRATPLAATLLVAGIVLATLTEAIASTVLSLGRGDIIGDTYATPDEFAWLDIGYTTLKLIGFIAAASLVDRIEPRRLIIGATLAMGLACGLAAMTARLELLVALRIIQGFSGGVLLVGGQAILFLAYPRSRQPILQALFAMGSVVAPATIAPALQGWLLDSQSWTWIFFSVVPLALVAAGLLLIADGPMPARMAPRPFDWIGFALISVTLFCATYVLSQGSRWDWFEEPRILWLTVIGLAALLTFLGQQVLARGRGLIDATLFGSEDFCFAFIVSFVAGAALFGSAFLIPAFAVSVLAFTPTDAGQLLLPSGALFVGALLIAAFLVQVRRVAPFATVPFGILMIMAAMWMLSGSTSDSGADDMMAAILLRGFGLGFLFLSITLIAFGQLGRGNRAAGIGLFNTGRQLGGLIGVAALQTLIDHGVVANGAVLGANLSAGQPAVIERLAATTAMLTAKGMDAAAAARAAAGLIGRAVTGQSTVIAFDTAFNAVALLFVIAAPLLVAIKIGLARYAKARVARRLAKAS
- a CDS encoding HlyD family secretion protein, with protein sequence MDSLESKVAIVTGGSSGTMAGPKPKKIVGLALCLGAVVVVAGGWAWARSGSAASTDNAYVRGDVTALAPKVAGYVTAVAVKDNQAVRAGDVLFRIDDRDYRARLAQAVANVEAAEARLINVDAETELQHALIRQAEAQGRAAAAELDLATKAYERRRELIRSNTISQAHVDESDAARSRAEASVAAAAATVEAQRQRIAVLAAQREAAVAAVAQAEAARDLAEIDLDSTVVRAPVGGVIGNRQVRIGRFVAPGAALLDIVPVDDVWVVANFKETQVEHIRPGQRARITIDGYPAGALDGVVDSFAPGSGSAFSLLPPDNATGNFVRVVQRVPVKIRLAGNPLAGRLVPGLSARVEIVQGGGS
- a CDS encoding SDR family oxidoreductase, giving the protein MKIVVIGGTGLIGSKLVKNLRERGHEVLAASPNTGVNTITREGLAEALDGAQIVVDVANAPVWEDQAVLEFFETSGRNLLAAEAAAGVRHHVALSIVGSERLPDNGYFRAKVAQENLIKASRIPYTILRATQFFEFVGGIAQSATVGEEIRLSPALIQPIASDDVAAALADVAVAPPVNGTIEVAGPEAIPLDDLVRRFLKATRDPRKIVPDVHARYFGAVLDDQSLTPGKNPRIGAIRFEDWLGQQAAH
- a CDS encoding winged helix-turn-helix domain-containing tetratricopeptide repeat protein codes for the protein MQFLFGDYVLDPERRELTLRSQVVTVGPQVFDLLLYLVTNRDRVVSKDDLLQAVWSGRIVSESTITSHINAVRKAIGDSGEEQRLVRTVARKGFRFVGEIGEPPLPDGTAVAEPALSEASEPLPGLVLPDKPSITVLPFHNLSGDPEQDYFADGVVEDIIAALARMRWLFVIARNSSFTYKGRAVDVKEVGQELGVRYVLEGSVRRAANRVRLTGQLIDTATGTHLWAERFEGTLDDIFELQDRMAESVVGAIAPQLERAEIERAKRKPTESLDAYDYYLRGTAKLHSGSREAIEAALPLFYKAIELDGEFASAYGMAAWCHFWRKLNGWTTDLPREIAEGARLARLAVELGRDDAVALTRGGHALAHLTGDLDGGIALLDRAVLLNPNLAPAWFLGGALRALRGETDAAIEHLAHAVRLSPLDPEMFRMQVGMALAHFFAGRFDSASTWAEKALGNLPSLLPAAAVTAASHALAGRKDKAKLAMQRLRTLDPTLRVSSLKDWLPIHRQEDLARLADGLRLAGLPE